One part of the Syngnathus acus chromosome 17, fSynAcu1.2, whole genome shotgun sequence genome encodes these proteins:
- the cldn15la gene encoding claudin 15-like a, producing the protein MSTAVEATGFVMSLLSWLLTGVALANDYWKISTVAGSVIISQRQFENLWHSCAENSAGIAECRDFESLLSLPGHVQACRALMIVSLLLGLGSMVVSLLGLKCIKIGSAGDESKAKMAVTGGILSILAGLCCLTAVSWYANMVVQDFYNPLFVGAKFEMGVGLYLGWGAACLAVLGGGLLCTACRRGSPAAHKSGYGSSSAAKVYKASPRSEAETARAYV; encoded by the exons ATGTCTACGGCGGTGGAGGCGACGGGCTTCGTCATGAGCCTGCTGAGCTGGCTGCTGACGGGCGTGGCGCTAGCCAACGACTACTGGAAGATCTCCACTGTGGCAGGGAGCGTCATCATCTCGCAGCGGCAGTTTGAGAACCTGTGGCACTCGTGTGCCGAGAACAGCGCTGGCATCGCCGAGTGCAGGGACTTTGAGTCCTTGCTCTCGCTTCCCG GTCACGTCCAGGCGTGCCGCGCCTTGATGATCGTGTCTTTGCTGCTGGGTTTGGGGTCCATGGTGGTTTCTCTGCTGGGCCTCAAGTGCATCAAGATCGGCTCCGCCGGGGACGAATCCAAGGCTAAGATGGCCGTCACCGGAGGCATCCTCAGCATCCTGGCCG GTCTTTGCTGCCTGACGGCGGTGTCGTGGTACGCCAACATGGTGGTGCAGGACTTCTACAACCCGCTCTTCGTGGGCGCCAA GTTCGAGATGGGCGTGGGCCTCTACCTGGGCTGGGGGGCCGCCTGCCTCGCCGTGCTGGGGGGCGGCTTGCTGTGCACCGCCTGCAGGAGGGGGTCGCCCGCTGCCCACAAAAG CGGTTACGGCAGCAGTTCTGCAGCCAAGGTGTACAAGGCTTCACCCAGGTCGGAGGCGGAGACAGCACGAGCTTACGTCTGA
- the saga gene encoding S-arrestin a isoform X2, with protein sequence MSPKNVVFKKICKDKSVGVYMGRRDFVDRVDSVDPVDGVIVIDREALQGRKVFVTLSCTFRYGRDDMDVMGVAFRRELYLSTRQVYPPLQDREQGVHTRTQAKLLRKLGDDSYPFFFEFPDNLPCSVAMQPAPHDDGKQCAVEFEVKAFSAESQDDKIRKRSSVKLMIRKVQYAPESQGVSAVEISRDFPVSDKPLHVMARLDKEVFYHGETMKLHLNVVNNSSKNVKNVVVSVDQVATVVLYSNDSYVKCVAIEEGDTVSSGATLQKDILLLPLLANNRERRGIALDGKLKHEDTNLASSSIVKPGVLKEVLGIMVSYKVTVKLIIAGMMSSSEVSLELPFKLMHPKPDTVKWRRSLCSKSSSDRTFEA encoded by the exons ATGAGCCCCAAGAATGTCGTCTTCAAGAAGATTTGCAAGGACAAGTCG GTGGGCGTGTACATGGGGAGGCGGGACTTTGTGGACCGCGTGGACTCTGTGGATCCAGTAG ACGGCGTCATCGTGATCGACCGTGAGGCCCTGCAGGGGAGGAAAG TGTTTGTAACGCTGTCATGCACCTTCCGCTATGGCCGCGACGACATGGACGTGATGGGCGTGGCCTTCCGGCGCGAGCTTTACCTGTCCACGCGGCAGGTGTACCCGCCCCTGCAGGACCGCGAGCAGGGCGtccacacgcgcacacaggcCAAGCTCTTGCGGAAACTGGGCGATGACTCCTACCCCTTCTTCTTCGAG TTCCCCGACAACCTGCCCTGCTCTGTGGCCATGCAACCGGCACCCCACGACGATGGGAAG CAATGTGCAGTGGAGTTTGAGGTGAAAGCGTTCAGCGCCGAAAGTCAGGATGACAAAATTCGCAAACG GAGCTCGGTCAAGCTGATGATCAGGAAGGTGCAGTATGCCCCCGAGAGCCAGGGGGTCTCTGCTGTGGAGATCTCACGGGACTTCCCCGTGTCGGACAAGCCGCTGCACGTGATGGCTCGGCTGGACAAAGAG GTTTTCTACCACGGTGAGACAATGAAGCTGCACCTCAACGTGGTCAACAACTCCAGCAAGAACGTCAAGAACGTGGTGGTGTCCG TGGATCAGGTGGCCACGGTGGTGCTGTACTCCAACGACAGCTACGTCAAATGCGTCGCCATCGAAGAAGG GGATACGGTGTCTTCAGGCGCGACGCTCCAAAAAGACATCCTGCTGCTCCCCCTGCTGGCCAACAACAGGGAGCGGCGCGGCATCGCCCTGGACGGAAAACTCAAGCACGAAGACACCAACTTGGCATCGTCCAGCAT CGTCAAGCCAGGTGTCCTGAAGGAGGTTCTGGGCATCATGGTGTCCTACAAGGTCACGGTCAAGCTCATCATCGCAGG CATGATGAGCTCAAG CGAGGTTTCTCTGGAGCTTCCCTTCAAACTGATGCACCCTAAACCTGACACAG TGAAATGGAGGAGGAGCTTGTGTTCCAAGAGTTCAAGCGATCGTACCTTCGAGGCATGA
- the saga gene encoding S-arrestin a isoform X1 codes for MSPKNVVFKKICKDKSVGVYMGRRDFVDRVDSVDPVDGVIVIDREALQGRKVFVTLSCTFRYGRDDMDVMGVAFRRELYLSTRQVYPPLQDREQGVHTRTQAKLLRKLGDDSYPFFFEFPDNLPCSVAMQPAPHDDGKQCAVEFEVKAFSAESQDDKIRKRSSVKLMIRKVQYAPESQGVSAVEISRDFPVSDKPLHVMARLDKEVFYHGETMKLHLNVVNNSSKNVKNVVVSVDQVATVVLYSNDSYVKCVAIEEGDTVSSGATLQKDILLLPLLANNRERRGIALDGKLKHEDTNLASSSIVKPGVLKEVLGIMVSYKVTVKLIIAGMMSSSEVSLELPFKLMHPKPDTVKESEMEEELVFQEFKRSYLRGMIGDDDDDEDEEGNVSGGDDRAPKEK; via the exons ATGAGCCCCAAGAATGTCGTCTTCAAGAAGATTTGCAAGGACAAGTCG GTGGGCGTGTACATGGGGAGGCGGGACTTTGTGGACCGCGTGGACTCTGTGGATCCAGTAG ACGGCGTCATCGTGATCGACCGTGAGGCCCTGCAGGGGAGGAAAG TGTTTGTAACGCTGTCATGCACCTTCCGCTATGGCCGCGACGACATGGACGTGATGGGCGTGGCCTTCCGGCGCGAGCTTTACCTGTCCACGCGGCAGGTGTACCCGCCCCTGCAGGACCGCGAGCAGGGCGtccacacgcgcacacaggcCAAGCTCTTGCGGAAACTGGGCGATGACTCCTACCCCTTCTTCTTCGAG TTCCCCGACAACCTGCCCTGCTCTGTGGCCATGCAACCGGCACCCCACGACGATGGGAAG CAATGTGCAGTGGAGTTTGAGGTGAAAGCGTTCAGCGCCGAAAGTCAGGATGACAAAATTCGCAAACG GAGCTCGGTCAAGCTGATGATCAGGAAGGTGCAGTATGCCCCCGAGAGCCAGGGGGTCTCTGCTGTGGAGATCTCACGGGACTTCCCCGTGTCGGACAAGCCGCTGCACGTGATGGCTCGGCTGGACAAAGAG GTTTTCTACCACGGTGAGACAATGAAGCTGCACCTCAACGTGGTCAACAACTCCAGCAAGAACGTCAAGAACGTGGTGGTGTCCG TGGATCAGGTGGCCACGGTGGTGCTGTACTCCAACGACAGCTACGTCAAATGCGTCGCCATCGAAGAAGG GGATACGGTGTCTTCAGGCGCGACGCTCCAAAAAGACATCCTGCTGCTCCCCCTGCTGGCCAACAACAGGGAGCGGCGCGGCATCGCCCTGGACGGAAAACTCAAGCACGAAGACACCAACTTGGCATCGTCCAGCAT CGTCAAGCCAGGTGTCCTGAAGGAGGTTCTGGGCATCATGGTGTCCTACAAGGTCACGGTCAAGCTCATCATCGCAGG CATGATGAGCTCAAG CGAGGTTTCTCTGGAGCTTCCCTTCAAACTGATGCACCCTAAACCTGACACAG TCAAGGAAAG TGAAATGGAGGAGGAGCTTGTGTTCCAAGAGTTCAAGCGATCGTACCTTCGAGGCATGATCggcgacgacgacgatgacgaagACGAGGAAGGAAACGTGTCAGGCGGTGACGACAGGGCGCCcaaagaaaagtga
- the proca gene encoding vitamin K-dependent protein C isoform X1, whose amino-acid sequence MRRQAVCACLMLAAASALSLSVFSRPPEAHMLLRSRRANSFLEELKPPSKERECMEETCDFEEAREIFKVREATLEFWTVYRDGNQCESNRCVHGRCVDILQDYVCTCDQGYEGKYCQHALSATNCSVNNGNCDHECTESEDGLRRTCGCVDGYKLQDDGKRCVAKGSSSCGQLLIGRSSYARPVDGLMPWMVGGEVGKKGESPWQVLLQNSKGRFHCGGVLIDRNWVLTAAHCLENNLRFRVRLGDYERFRDEGTEVMLKVSKNVPHPDYDSTSVDNDIALLRLESPAPFSDYILPACLPGRGLAERVLHRNGTQTVVTGWGKESQESQRFSSALNVIRVPLVGREVCAAHMSHNISDNVLCGGVLGQSMDACEGDSGGPMVTLHADTWFLVGLVSWGEGCGRRDRLGIYTKVSNYNEWIDRVRQDWDRRSQPPQP is encoded by the exons ATGCGCCGGCAGGCCGTCTGCGCGTGCCTGATGCTGGCCGCGGCATCGGCGCTCAGCCTATCAG TCTTCTCCAGGCCGCCCGAGGCTCACATGCTGCTGCGCTCGCGCCGTGCCAACTCTTTCCTGGAGGAACTCAAGCCGCCGTCCAAGGAGCGCGAGTGCATGGAGGAGACATGCGACTTCGAGGAGGCGCGCGAGATCTTTAAGGTTCGAGAGGCCACG CTGGAGTTCTGGACGGTGTACAGAG ACGGCAACCAGTGCGAATCCAACAGGTGTGTCCACGGGAGGTGCGTGGACATACTGCAAGATTACGTGTGCACCTGTGACCAAGGATACGAGGGAAAGTACTGCCAACACG CTCTATCAGCCACCAACTGCAGCGTGAACAACGGCAACTGCGACCACGAGTGCACCGAGAGTGAGGATGGCCTGAGGCGGACGTGCGGCTGCGTGGACGGCTACAAGCTGCAAGACGACGGCAAGAGATGCGTCGCCAAAG GGTCGTCGTCGTGCGGGCAGCTGCTGATCGGACGTTCGTCCTACGCCCGGCCCGTTGATGGCCTTATGCCCTGGATGGTGGGCGGGGAGGTGGGCAAGAAGGGCGAGAGTCCTTGGCAG GTCCTGCTGCAGAATTCCAAGGGTCGTTTCCACTGCGGCGGCGTGCTGATTGACCGGAACTGGGTCTTGACGGCCGCCCACTGTCTGGAAAACAACCTGCGCTTCCGAGTGCGACTGG GTGACTACGAGCGTTTCCGCGACGAGGGCACCGAGGTGATGCTGAAAGTCAGCAAGAACGTCCCGCACCCCGACTACGACAGCACCTCGGTGGACAACGACATCGCTCTCCTGCGCCTGGAGAGCCCGGCGCCCTTCTCCGACTACATCCTGCCGGCGTGCCTGCCGGGCCGCGGGCTGGCCGAGAGGGTCCTCCACCGCAACGGTACCCAGACGGTGGTGACGGGCTGGGGCAAGGAAAGCCAGGAGAGCCAGCGCTTCAGCTCGGCGCTCAACGTCATCCGGGTGCCGCTGGTCGGCCGCGAGGTGTGCGCCGCCCACATGTCGCACAACATCTCCGACAACGTGCTGTGCGGCGGCGTCCTGGGTCAGAGTATGGACGCCTGCGAGGGCGACAGCGGCGGCCCCATGGTGACGCTGCACGCTGACACCTGGTTCCTGGTGGGCCTGGTGTCCTGGGGCGAGGGCTGCGGGCGCCGGGACAGGCTGGGCATCTACACCAAGGTGTCCAACTACAACGAGTGGATTGATCGCGTGCGCCAGGACTGGGACAGACGTTCGCAGCCGCCCCAACCCTGA
- the proca gene encoding vitamin K-dependent protein C isoform X2, with the protein MRRQAVCACLMLAAASALSLSVFSRPPEAHMLLRSRRANSFLEELKPPSKERECMEETCDFEEAREIFKVREATLEFWTVYRDGNQCESNRCVHGRCVDILQDYVCTCDQGYEGKYCQHATNCSVNNGNCDHECTESEDGLRRTCGCVDGYKLQDDGKRCVAKGSSSCGQLLIGRSSYARPVDGLMPWMVGGEVGKKGESPWQVLLQNSKGRFHCGGVLIDRNWVLTAAHCLENNLRFRVRLGDYERFRDEGTEVMLKVSKNVPHPDYDSTSVDNDIALLRLESPAPFSDYILPACLPGRGLAERVLHRNGTQTVVTGWGKESQESQRFSSALNVIRVPLVGREVCAAHMSHNISDNVLCGGVLGQSMDACEGDSGGPMVTLHADTWFLVGLVSWGEGCGRRDRLGIYTKVSNYNEWIDRVRQDWDRRSQPPQP; encoded by the exons ATGCGCCGGCAGGCCGTCTGCGCGTGCCTGATGCTGGCCGCGGCATCGGCGCTCAGCCTATCAG TCTTCTCCAGGCCGCCCGAGGCTCACATGCTGCTGCGCTCGCGCCGTGCCAACTCTTTCCTGGAGGAACTCAAGCCGCCGTCCAAGGAGCGCGAGTGCATGGAGGAGACATGCGACTTCGAGGAGGCGCGCGAGATCTTTAAGGTTCGAGAGGCCACG CTGGAGTTCTGGACGGTGTACAGAG ACGGCAACCAGTGCGAATCCAACAGGTGTGTCCACGGGAGGTGCGTGGACATACTGCAAGATTACGTGTGCACCTGTGACCAAGGATACGAGGGAAAGTACTGCCAACACG CCACCAACTGCAGCGTGAACAACGGCAACTGCGACCACGAGTGCACCGAGAGTGAGGATGGCCTGAGGCGGACGTGCGGCTGCGTGGACGGCTACAAGCTGCAAGACGACGGCAAGAGATGCGTCGCCAAAG GGTCGTCGTCGTGCGGGCAGCTGCTGATCGGACGTTCGTCCTACGCCCGGCCCGTTGATGGCCTTATGCCCTGGATGGTGGGCGGGGAGGTGGGCAAGAAGGGCGAGAGTCCTTGGCAG GTCCTGCTGCAGAATTCCAAGGGTCGTTTCCACTGCGGCGGCGTGCTGATTGACCGGAACTGGGTCTTGACGGCCGCCCACTGTCTGGAAAACAACCTGCGCTTCCGAGTGCGACTGG GTGACTACGAGCGTTTCCGCGACGAGGGCACCGAGGTGATGCTGAAAGTCAGCAAGAACGTCCCGCACCCCGACTACGACAGCACCTCGGTGGACAACGACATCGCTCTCCTGCGCCTGGAGAGCCCGGCGCCCTTCTCCGACTACATCCTGCCGGCGTGCCTGCCGGGCCGCGGGCTGGCCGAGAGGGTCCTCCACCGCAACGGTACCCAGACGGTGGTGACGGGCTGGGGCAAGGAAAGCCAGGAGAGCCAGCGCTTCAGCTCGGCGCTCAACGTCATCCGGGTGCCGCTGGTCGGCCGCGAGGTGTGCGCCGCCCACATGTCGCACAACATCTCCGACAACGTGCTGTGCGGCGGCGTCCTGGGTCAGAGTATGGACGCCTGCGAGGGCGACAGCGGCGGCCCCATGGTGACGCTGCACGCTGACACCTGGTTCCTGGTGGGCCTGGTGTCCTGGGGCGAGGGCTGCGGGCGCCGGGACAGGCTGGGCATCTACACCAAGGTGTCCAACTACAACGAGTGGATTGATCGCGTGCGCCAGGACTGGGACAGACGTTCGCAGCCGCCCCAACCCTGA
- the dusp28 gene encoding dual specificity phosphatase 28 yields MQPVCQVTNSLAISNARSACSPELLQRGAVTLCINVTRRQPFPDTITVTRVPVSDRPDDDLYSHFDACADAIHAEAKNGGRCLVYCKNGRSRSATICAAYLMKHQRMALADALKKVKAARPVIAPNPGFLAQLQRYEDELRRRRGSHPSHASSGDLESDTDSFYSRAVSQEAE; encoded by the exons ATGCAGCCTGTCTGCCAGGTGACCAACTCGCTCGCTATCAGCAACGCTCGCTCGGCCTGCAGTCCCGAGCTGCTCCAGCGGGGGGCAGTGACGCTCTGCATCAACGTGACTCGGCGACAACCTTTTCCTGACACCATTACCGTCACACGAGTCCCGGTGAGTGACCGCCCAGACGACGACCTCTACAGCCACTTTGACGCCTGCGCCGACGCCATCCACGCCGAAGCTAAAAATGGCGGCCGGTGCCTGGTCTACTGCAAGAACGGGCGAAGCCGCTCGGCCACCATCTGCGCCGCATACCTCATGAAGCACCAGCGGATGGCGCTGGCGGACGCACTCAAG AAGGTGAAGGCCGCCCGGCCCGTGATCGCTCCCAATCCCGGCTTCTTGGCTCAGCTGCAGCGATACGAGGACGAGTTGAGGAGGAGGCGAGGCTCTCACCCGTCCCACGCAAGCTCAGGGGATTTGGAGTCGGACACGGACAGCTTCTACTCAAGAGCAGTTTCTCAGGaagctgaataa
- the vcpip1 gene encoding deubiquitinating protein VCIP135, with protein MSLPRGSKKKDKRILSATCPDPKCQASLFFPVQGSASIECTECGQRHEQKNLLNVQEVSDPDAVLHNLLRNALLGVAGPPKKGSELVKVMGLSNYHCKLLSPLLTRYGMDKQSGKAKPLRDMNQGESFDCSLLGNRAFLIEPEHVSTAGYGKDRSGSLLYLHDTLEEIKQANGNRECLIPVHVDGDGHCLVHAVSRALVGRELFWHALRENLKQNFEQNLDRYKALFQDFIDAAEWEDIINECDPLFVPPEGVPLGLRNIHIFGLANVLHRPIVLLDSLSGMRSSGDYSATFLPGLVAEELCRAKDGELNKPICIAWSSSGRNHYIPLVGVKNEALPRLPAHLLPKAWGVPQQLIWKYIKPEADGGCVVGGDRSLQDKYVMRLVGAMEEVFMEKHGVHPVLVADMHQWVYRRTGVVGVQPEEVTEAAKKSVAENRLHRCLLCGALSELRVPPDWLLPGGKLHNLAKSTHGQLRPDKNYSFPLNSLVCSYDPQSDVLLPDYKLSSLDTCNWCRGASVRPVRADGLVVYADGDRTDTPSQGGKCGCGFKHFWEGKEYDNLPEAFLITLEWAGRAFRETVHWFQYEGDPALNSNVYDVAIKLVTKHFPGEFGSEVLVQKVVDTILRHTAKRNPEEYNPVAVDGAHARRLADSEEATLPPQDPPSKIILTGPKAKTLHKEELIMSRAERDLQQSIGKRAPLSQRRSQRDKPGEPKERSPGTPALSSAPATPTKSPAAPPGGEKKIRVSASDGRTATLTLGPRASYSDLCNSIGQHFGVAPTRLCIRHGFPPRELPPPATGHEQEPVALRHGDRVTLEILKGADEEEEAPAESRDAVALARSSERDLQEAIDLEMSSLCLLATLMGEEDVWSYAKKLPHLFRRGGVFYNIVKKDTGLMNGKHCTLPHLTGRTFVYNAAEARVELCADPAGHFEVCGDVEERVKEAQARLRSDAAGGEASPSRGALRPGGGAVRKKERLHAVQAFQGKGHSLGSRSASPPQPEHLPITRQHSDGTDLGREPVRVAPGFVTVKDGHGPDPVLMEQQRRKLQEMVSSIQASVARCPRPPAGGGPTQDEDQMESHDSERAEPMDHS; from the exons ATGTCTCTGCCGCGCGGCTCCAAGAAGAAGGACAAGCGTATCCTGTCGGCCACCTGCCCGGACCCTAAGTGCCAGGCGAGCCTGTTCTTCCCCGTTCAGGGCTCCGCTAGCATCGAGTGCACCGAGTGCGGCCAACGGCACGAGCAGAAGAACCTGCTTAACGTTCAGGAGGTGAGCGATCCAGATGCAGTGCTCCACAACCTGCTCAGGAACGCCCTTCTGGGCGTGGCGGGCCCCCCCAAGAAAGGCAGCGAGCTGGTCAAGGTGATGGGGCTGTCCAACTACCACTGCAAGCTGCTCTCGCCGCTGCTGACTCGCTACGGCATGGACAAACAGAGCGGCAAAGCCAAGCCGCTGAGGGACATGAACCAGGGCGAGAGCTTTGATTGCTCACTGCTGGGCAACCGGGCCTTCCTCATCGAGCCGGAGCACGTGTCCACGGCGGGCTATGGCAAGGACCGCTCGGGAAGCCTGCTCTACCTCCACGACACGCTGGAGGAGATCAAGCAGGCCAACGGCAACCGCGAGTGTCTCATCCCTGTCCACGTGGACGGGGACGGCCACTGCCTGGTCCATGCCGTGTCGCGGGCGCTGGTGGGCCGCGAACTCTTCTGGCACGCCCTGCGGGAGAACCTGAAGCAGAACTTTGAGCAGAATCTGGACCGCTACAAGGCCCTCTTCCAGGACTTTATTGACGCCGCCGAGTGGGAGGACATCATCAACGAGTGCGACCCGCTCTTCGTCCCGCCTGAAGGCGTACCGCTGGGCCTGCGCAACATCCATATCTTTGGCCTGGCCAACGTCCTGCACCGGCCCATCGTCCTGCTGGACTCGCTGAGCGGCATGAGGAGCTCCGGTGACTACTCGGCCACCTTCCTGCCGGGCCTGGTAGCCGAGGAGCTCTGCCGCGCCAAAGACGGCGAGCTCAACAAGCCCATCTGCATCGCCTGGAGCAGCTCCGGGCGCAACCACTACATCCCGCTGGTGGGCGTCAAGAATGAGGCGCTGCCCCGGCTGCCCGCCCACCTGCTGCCCAAGGCCTGGGGGGTCCCGCAGCAGCTCATCTGGAAGTACATCAAGCCGGAGGCGGACGGCGGCTGCGTGGTCGGCGGTGACCGCAGCCTGCAGGACAAGTACGTCATGCGGCTGGTGGGTGCCATGGAGGAAGTCTTCATGGAGAAGCACGGCGTCCACCCAGTGCTGGTGGCCGACATGCACCAGTGGGTGTACCGCCGCACGGGCGTGGTGGGCGTCCAGCCCGAGGAGGTGACCGAGGCGGCCAAAAAGTCAGTGGCCGAGAACCGCCTGCACCGCTGCCTGCTCTGCGGCGCCCTCTCGGAGCTCCGCGTGCCGCCCGACTGGCTGTTGCCGGGCGGAAAGCTTCACAACCTAGCCAAGTCCACGCACGGCCAGCTGCGCCCCGACAAGAACTACAGTTTCCCCCTCAACAGCCTGGTGTGCTCCTACGACCCGCAGAGTGACGTCCTGCTGCCCGACTACAAGCTCAGCTCGCTGGACACCTGTAACTGGTGCCGCGGCGCCTCGGTGCGTCCTGTGCGGGCCGACGGCCTCGTGGTCTACGCCGACGGCGACCGGACCGACACGCCCTCGCAGGGCGGCAAGTGCGGTTGTGGCTTCAAGCACTTCTGGGAGGGCAAGGAGTACGACAACCTCCCGGAGGCCTTCCTCATCACGCTGGAATGGGCCGGCCGGGCATTCCGGGAGACGGTGCACTGGTTCCAGTACGAGGGCGACCCGGCGCTCAACAGCAATGTGTACGACGTGGCCATCAAGCTGGTCACCAAGCACTTCCCGGGCGAGTTCGGCAGCGAGGTCCTGGTGCAGAAGGTGGTGGATACTATCCTGCGCCACACCGCCAAGAGGAACCCAGAGGAGTACAACCCAGTGGCAGTGGACGGCGCCCATGCCCGCCGCCTGGCTGACTCAGAGGAGGCCACGCTGCCTCCGCAGGACCCGCCCAGCAAGATCATCCTGACGGGGCCCAAGGCCAAGACGCTCCACAAGGAGGAGCTGATCATGAGCCGGGCCGAGCGTGACCTTCAACAGAGCATCGGCAAGCGGGCCCCCCTCTCGCAGCGGCGTAGCCAGCGCGACAAGCCGGGAGAGCCCAAGGAGCGCTCCCCGGGGACCCCCGCGCTCTCCTCGGCGCCGGCCACCCCCACCAAATCCCCGGCGGCGCCACCCGGTGGGGAGAAGAAGATACGCGTGAGCGCTAGCGATGGCCGGACCGCCACCCTGACCCTGGGACCCCGCGCTTCCTACTCTGATCTCTGCAATAGCATCGGCCAGCACTTCGGGGTGGCGCCCACCCGCCTCTGCATCCGCCACGGCTTCCCCCCACGGGAGCTCCCGCCGCCGGCTACCGGCCACGAGCAGGAGCCGGTGGCGCTGCGGCATGGCGACCGGGTCACCCTGGAGATCCTGAAGGGCGccgatgaggaggaggaggccccAGCTGAAAGCCGGGACGCCGTGGCTTTGGCCAGGTCGAGCGAGCGTGACCTCCAGGAAGCCATCGACCTCGAGATGTCCTCACTGTGTCTGCTGGCCACCTTGATGG GCGAGGAGGATGTGTGGTCGTACGCTAAGAAGCTGCCGCATTTGTTCCGGCGGGGCGGCGTCTTCTACAACATCGTCAAGAAGGACACGG GACTGATGAACGGGAAGCACTGCACGCTGCCCCACCTGACGGGGCGCACCTTTGTGTACAACGCGGCAGAGGCCCGCGTGGAGCTGTGCGCTGACCCCGCCGGCCACTTTGAGGTGTGCGGCGACGTGGAGGAGCGCGTTAAGGAGGCGCAGGCCCGGCTGCGCTCGGACGCCGCCGGCGGAGAGGCCAGCCCGTCGCGCGGCGCCCTGCGGCCCGGTGGCGGCGCTGTTCGCAAGAAGGAGCGGCTACATGCCGTCCAGGCCTTCCAAGGAAAGGGCCACTCGCTGGGCAGCCGCAGCGCCTCCCCGCCGCAGCCAGAGCACCTGCCCATCACGCGCCAGCACAGCGATGGCACTGACCTCGGCCGCGAGCCAGTGCGCGTGGCGCCAGGCTTCGTGACGGTGAAGGACGGCCATGGTCCAGACCCCGTCCTCATGGAGCAGCAGCGCCGCAAACTTCAGGAAATGGTCTCCTCTATCCAGGCCTCGGTGGCGCGCTGTCCGCGGCCCCCGGCCGGTGGCGGGCCGACGCAGGACGAGGACCAGATGGAGAGCCACGACAGCGAGCGGGCCGAACCCATGGACCACTCCTGA